From one Streptomyces sp. NBC_01478 genomic stretch:
- a CDS encoding MFS transporter, which yields MTVLEPRDAGVTGTAPDLADECGDSVLGRSHRALSVGIVSVVLLIAFEATAVGTAMPVAARELGGVSLYAFAFSGYFTTSLFGMVFAGQWSDRRGPLGALTTGIGAFAAGLVVAGTAQVMWVFILGRAVQGLGGGLVIVALYVVVGRAYSERLRPAIMAAFAASWVVPSVVGPLASGAVTEHLGWRWVFLGIPVLVVFPLALALPQIRRRAAGPVSNAGEPSASFDRRRIRLALGISLGAGLVQYAAQDLTWFSLLPAVAGVALLVPAVLGLLPRGTYRAARGLPSVVLLRGVAAGSFISAESFVPLMLVTQRGLSPTLAGFSLAAGGGTWALGSWVQARARVEPYRERLMTFGMVLVAAAIAGAPSVLVQAVPVWIVAVAWGFGCFGMGLVISSTSVLLLQLSAPEEAGSNSAALQISDGLSNVVLLSVGGAAFGALGGGTVGHVVGSAGGGSHPAAFAAVFLPMAGVALVGAWVTTRVRAGRGQSDREGAAGPG from the coding sequence GGGCGCTCAGTGTCGGGATCGTGTCCGTCGTTCTGCTGATCGCCTTCGAGGCCACGGCGGTGGGGACGGCCATGCCCGTCGCCGCTCGGGAGCTGGGCGGGGTGTCGTTGTACGCGTTCGCGTTCTCCGGGTACTTCACCACCAGCCTGTTCGGGATGGTGTTCGCCGGGCAGTGGTCGGACCGGCGGGGGCCGCTCGGGGCGTTGACCACCGGGATCGGGGCCTTCGCCGCCGGGCTGGTGGTGGCGGGGACCGCTCAGGTCATGTGGGTGTTCATCCTGGGGCGGGCCGTGCAGGGGCTCGGGGGTGGGCTGGTCATTGTCGCTCTGTACGTCGTTGTCGGGCGGGCCTATTCCGAGCGGTTGCGGCCCGCCATCATGGCCGCGTTCGCCGCGAGCTGGGTCGTGCCGTCCGTCGTCGGGCCGCTTGCCTCCGGGGCGGTGACCGAGCATCTGGGGTGGCGGTGGGTGTTCCTCGGGATCCCCGTGCTCGTGGTGTTTCCGCTTGCCCTCGCCCTTCCTCAGATACGGCGGCGGGCCGCCGGGCCGGTGAGCAACGCAGGTGAGCCGTCCGCCTCCTTCGACCGGCGTCGTATTCGGCTCGCCCTCGGGATTTCGCTCGGTGCCGGGCTCGTTCAGTACGCCGCTCAGGATCTGACCTGGTTCTCCCTCCTCCCGGCCGTCGCCGGCGTCGCGCTGCTCGTGCCCGCCGTGCTCGGGCTGTTGCCGCGCGGTACGTACCGGGCGGCGCGGGGGCTGCCCTCGGTCGTACTGCTGCGCGGGGTGGCGGCCGGGTCGTTCATCTCGGCCGAGTCCTTCGTGCCGTTGATGCTCGTCACCCAGCGGGGGCTGTCGCCGACCCTGGCCGGGTTCTCGCTCGCGGCGGGTGGCGGGACGTGGGCGCTCGGGTCGTGGGTGCAGGCCCGGGCGCGGGTCGAGCCGTATCGGGAACGGCTGATGACGTTCGGGATGGTGCTGGTGGCCGCCGCGATCGCCGGGGCGCCGAGCGTCCTCGTCCAGGCCGTGCCCGTGTGGATCGTCGCCGTCGCGTGGGGATTCGGGTGTTTCGGGATGGGGCTGGTGATCTCCTCCACCAGCGTGCTGCTGCTCCAGTTGTCCGCACCGGAAGAGGCCGGCTCCAACTCCGCCGCGCTGCAGATTTCTGACGGGTTGTCCAACGTCGTGCTGCTGTCCGTCGGCGGGGCCGCGTTCGGTGCGTTGGGGGGTGGCACGGTGGGGCATGTGGTCGGTTCGGCGGGCGGCGGCTCCCATCCGGCCGCCTTCGCCGCCGTGTTTCTGCCGATGGCGGGGGTGGCGTTGGTGGGGGCCTGGGTGACCACGCGGGTGCGGGCCGGACGAGGTCAAAGCGATCGGGAAGGCGCTGCGGGCCCCGGCTGA